Proteins from a single region of Sphingomonas morindae:
- a CDS encoding TolC family protein: MSARAAIRAAVLALAPLPLAAPAHGQALRDALAAAYRTSPDLVAERARLRETDERVPQALANTRPVLQAFGSGGLSHQNTNLPVNSVSNVAVGSEGGTLTVPINLSRLTYGVSISEPLFRGGRTRAELREARDLVAAGRWRLLSVEARVLLDAATDYAELARAQSQMALVGDREATLAAQLRQATGRFAAGALVRTDLLATDAAHDEAVAAVATARAQLAAARSAFARDIGTAPPARATLEEVPPPPPPSLADAQELAIARNPQILSAQKLVEASRQRVRDVFGEGLPNVALQGVAQHEDGVDFRGEHADSQALLVSVRVPIYTGGVLSSRVRAARDEVEVQAATLDRLHAEIRAFVESSWEAYAAAREAVRLYAREAATDRLALTGVRAQAAGGERTQQDVLAAQDLVVVAEAHRLAAERDALVAAYTLLAATGGLSATRLALDVPRYDPEIAYRRVHYGPGR; encoded by the coding sequence ATGAGCGCTAGGGCCGCGATCCGCGCGGCGGTGCTGGCGCTGGCGCCGCTGCCGCTTGCCGCGCCCGCGCATGGCCAGGCGCTGCGCGACGCGCTGGCCGCCGCCTATCGCACCAGCCCCGATCTCGTCGCCGAACGGGCGCGGCTGCGCGAGACGGACGAGCGCGTGCCCCAGGCGCTGGCAAACACGCGGCCGGTGCTCCAGGCGTTCGGCAGCGGCGGGCTTTCGCACCAGAACACCAATCTGCCGGTCAACAGCGTCTCCAATGTCGCGGTCGGCAGCGAGGGCGGCACGCTCACCGTGCCGATCAACCTGTCCCGCCTCACCTATGGCGTCTCGATCTCGGAGCCGCTGTTTCGCGGCGGCCGCACCCGCGCGGAGCTGCGTGAGGCGCGCGATCTGGTCGCGGCCGGGCGCTGGCGTCTGCTCTCGGTAGAGGCGCGGGTGCTGCTGGACGCGGCCACCGACTATGCCGAGCTTGCACGCGCGCAGAGCCAGATGGCGCTGGTCGGCGATCGCGAGGCGACGCTCGCGGCGCAGCTGCGCCAGGCGACCGGCCGGTTCGCGGCGGGCGCGCTGGTGCGCACCGACCTGCTCGCGACCGACGCCGCGCACGATGAAGCGGTGGCCGCGGTGGCGACGGCGCGCGCGCAGCTGGCGGCGGCGCGGTCGGCCTTCGCGCGGGACATCGGCACCGCCCCGCCCGCGCGGGCGACGCTCGAGGAGGTGCCGCCCCCGCCCCCGCCCAGCCTTGCCGACGCGCAGGAGCTGGCGATCGCCCGCAATCCGCAAATATTGAGCGCGCAGAAGCTGGTCGAGGCGAGCCGCCAGCGGGTGCGCGACGTGTTCGGGGAAGGCCTCCCCAATGTCGCGCTCCAGGGCGTGGCGCAGCACGAGGATGGCGTCGATTTCCGCGGCGAGCATGCCGATAGCCAGGCGCTCCTCGTGTCGGTGCGGGTGCCGATCTATACCGGCGGCGTGCTCTCGTCGCGCGTGCGCGCGGCGCGCGACGAGGTGGAGGTGCAGGCGGCGACGCTGGATCGCCTCCACGCCGAGATCCGCGCCTTTGTCGAGAGCAGCTGGGAAGCCTATGCGGCCGCGCGCGAAGCGGTGCGCCTCTATGCGCGCGAGGCCGCCACCGATCGGCTCGCGCTCACCGGCGTGCGCGCCCAGGCCGCCGGCGGCGAGCGGACGCAGCAGGACGTGCTCGCGGCACAGGATCTCGTCGTGGTCGCCGAGGCGCATCGGCTGGCGGCCGAGCGCGACGCGCTGGTCGCCGCCTATACGCTGCTCGCCGCGACCGGCGGCCTCAGCGCCACGCGGCTGGCGCTCGACGTTCCCCGCTATGATCCCGAAATCGCCTATCGCCGCGTCCATTACGGGCCGGGACGGTGA
- a CDS encoding BPSS1187 family protein, with the protein MRKRPLLGLFLMLAAAPLPAAAGLRLVRPSAADPGVIRFDDPNVVIAEGAADRGAPLLVFLPGTDGRPQNVVPLLRVAAAQGYRVIGLSYDDVPAVEQRCPGDPDPGCAARFRAARLFGAPGGPVANPPAEAIVPRLTALLRLLAAERPDQGWQDYLDPAGAPRWPMIALSGFSQGAGMAAFLAKRVAVRRVVLFSSPWDTTGPERRPAPWLATPSATPPDRWWAERHRRERTTTLLRAAYATLGIPERQILLIDTEPRGPGRGPNPYHGSTVANPDNEDAWRILFGRASPS; encoded by the coding sequence ATGAGAAAACGTCCCCTTCTCGGCCTTTTCCTGATGCTCGCGGCAGCGCCGCTGCCGGCGGCCGCCGGGCTGCGGCTGGTGCGTCCGTCCGCCGCCGATCCCGGCGTCATCCGCTTCGATGATCCCAATGTCGTGATCGCCGAGGGCGCGGCCGATCGCGGCGCGCCGCTGCTCGTCTTCCTCCCCGGCACCGATGGACGGCCGCAAAATGTGGTGCCGCTGCTGCGCGTCGCGGCGGCGCAGGGCTATCGTGTGATCGGCCTCAGCTATGATGATGTCCCCGCGGTCGAGCAGCGCTGTCCGGGGGATCCCGATCCGGGCTGCGCCGCCCGCTTCCGCGCCGCGCGGCTGTTCGGCGCGCCGGGTGGCCCCGTCGCCAATCCGCCCGCCGAGGCGATCGTGCCCCGGCTCACGGCGCTGCTGCGCCTGCTCGCGGCGGAGCGGCCCGATCAGGGATGGCAGGATTATCTCGACCCCGCCGGCGCGCCGCGCTGGCCGATGATCGCGCTTTCGGGCTTTTCGCAAGGGGCCGGCATGGCGGCTTTTCTCGCCAAGCGCGTGGCGGTCCGGCGGGTGGTGCTGTTCTCGAGTCCCTGGGACACGACCGGCCCGGAGCGCCGGCCCGCCCCCTGGCTCGCGACGCCGTCCGCCACGCCGCCCGATCGCTGGTGGGCCGAACGGCACCGGCGCGAGCGCACCACCACGCTGCTCCGCGCCGCCTATGCGACGCTCGGCATTCCCGAGCGGCAGATCCTGCTGATCGACACCGAACCCCGCGGGCCCGGGCGTGGGCCCAATCCCTATCACGGCTCCACCGTCGCCAATCCCGACAATGAAGACGCCTGGCGAATCCTGTTCGGCCGCGCCTCGCCCTCGTGA
- a CDS encoding alpha/beta hydrolase, with protein sequence MSMNERSLRLEARSLASPVSISAEARAALERLIGPDGVPLNALFTLPAHDDVAGWEAVKGAADANYARMLAAASQAPRAAVTTTRFADATVHVATPDAARVADAVYLDLHGGALVFGGGAACRHGAGVQADQLGMTVWSIDYRLPPAHPYPAALDDCLAVYRSALAAHAADRIVIGGRSAGGNLAAAMLVRARDEGLPMPAGLALLSPEVDLTESGDSFAVNAGVDAMLPGSLMAPNRLYAGGADLAHPYLSPLFADLAGFPPSLLLTGTRDLFLSNTVRMHRRLLAARVLAELHVFEAMPHGGFGGAPEDREAAAEVTRFVHARLGRQAG encoded by the coding sequence ATGAGCATGAACGAACGGTCGCTGCGCCTGGAGGCGCGCAGCCTGGCCTCGCCCGTCTCCATCAGCGCCGAGGCGCGCGCCGCGCTGGAGCGGCTGATCGGGCCCGACGGCGTTCCGCTCAATGCGCTTTTCACCCTGCCGGCGCATGACGACGTGGCCGGGTGGGAGGCGGTGAAAGGGGCGGCGGACGCCAATTACGCGCGCATGCTCGCGGCCGCGTCCCAAGCGCCCCGCGCGGCGGTGACGACGACGCGGTTCGCCGACGCGACGGTCCATGTCGCGACGCCGGACGCAGCCAGGGTGGCGGACGCGGTCTATCTGGACCTGCACGGCGGCGCGCTGGTGTTCGGCGGCGGCGCGGCCTGCCGGCACGGCGCGGGCGTCCAGGCCGATCAGCTCGGCATGACGGTCTGGAGCATAGATTACCGCCTGCCGCCCGCGCACCCCTATCCGGCGGCGCTCGATGATTGCCTCGCCGTCTATCGCAGCGCGCTCGCCGCGCATGCCGCGGACCGGATCGTCATCGGCGGCCGCTCGGCGGGGGGTAATCTCGCGGCGGCCATGCTGGTGCGCGCGCGGGACGAAGGCCTGCCGATGCCCGCCGGGCTGGCTTTGCTCTCGCCCGAGGTCGATCTGACCGAAAGCGGCGACAGCTTCGCCGTCAATGCCGGGGTCGATGCGATGCTGCCGGGATCGCTGATGGCGCCGAACAGGCTCTATGCCGGCGGCGCGGATCTGGCCCATCCCTATCTCTCCCCGCTTTTCGCCGATCTGGCAGGGTTTCCGCCGAGTCTCCTGCTGACGGGCACGCGCGACCTGTTCCTGTCGAACACCGTGCGCATGCACCGCCGGCTGCTGGCGGCACGTGTTCTGGCCGAGCTTCATGTGTTCGAGGCCATGCCCCATGGCGGCTTTGGCGGCGCCCCCGAGGATCGCGAAGCCGCCGCCGAGGTGACCCGCTTCGTCCATGCGCGGCTCGGCCGACAGGCGGGCTGA
- a CDS encoding CPBP family intramembrane glutamic endopeptidase, with protein MPSGQARGTRASIAIQLALFLVAAALLLPAVTPADAVSGGAWIKLLFLARVVALVGLAHGMLRAQGRGWSDVGLRRPDGRRLVIALAAGLAMVMLVSPVARAVILSLGLPAPDYAAFAPIRGRLGEYLFWALPVTLGTAALGEELLFRGFVMDALQRLIGGSATAAIMAALVLQALIFGALHFYQGAGGMIVAGATGLALGLTWLLAGRTLWAGIILHALLDGFAMTAIYLGAVAT; from the coding sequence ATGCCATCAGGACAAGCGCGGGGGACGCGGGCCTCGATCGCCATCCAGCTCGCCCTTTTCCTGGTCGCGGCGGCGCTCCTCCTCCCGGCCGTGACCCCGGCCGACGCCGTCTCCGGCGGTGCCTGGATCAAGCTGCTGTTCCTCGCGCGCGTGGTGGCGCTTGTCGGGCTGGCGCACGGCATGCTGCGCGCGCAGGGGCGGGGCTGGTCCGACGTCGGGCTGCGCCGCCCGGACGGCCGCCGCTTGGTGATCGCGCTCGCGGCGGGCTTGGCGATGGTCATGCTGGTCTCGCCGGTCGCCCGCGCCGTCATTCTGAGCCTGGGGCTTCCGGCGCCGGATTATGCGGCCTTCGCGCCGATCCGGGGCCGGCTCGGCGAATATCTGTTCTGGGCGCTACCCGTCACGCTCGGCACCGCCGCGCTGGGCGAGGAGCTGCTCTTCAGAGGCTTTGTCATGGACGCGCTGCAACGGCTGATCGGCGGATCAGCGACCGCGGCGATCATGGCCGCGCTCGTCCTGCAGGCGCTGATCTTCGGCGCGCTCCATTTCTACCAGGGCGCCGGCGGGATGATCGTCGCGGGCGCGACCGGGCTCGCGCTGGGGCTGACATGGCTCCTCGCGGGCCGCACGCTTTGGGCGGGGATCATCCTGCACGCGCTGCTCGACGGCTTCGCCATGACGGCAATCTATCTGGGCGCTGTCGCGACCTGA
- a CDS encoding FMN-dependent NADH-azoreductase codes for MKLLHIDSSITGAHSVSRELSALVVERLVAAGAQDVTYRDLAADALPHLTAATAPSAHPLAQAAPALDEAQQSQRATSDAILAEFLAADIIVIGVPMYNFTIPSALKAWVDRLIVPGTTFRKGDTGPIGLVGGKRVILAVARGGVYAAGTPLAGLEHAEALLRTLLGFIGVTEIETIVAEGLNLPEVRNTAIASAREAARQLAA; via the coding sequence ATGAAACTCCTTCACATCGACAGCAGCATCACCGGCGCGCACTCCGTCTCGCGCGAGCTTTCCGCGCTGGTCGTCGAGCGGCTCGTCGCCGCCGGCGCGCAGGACGTGACCTACCGCGATCTGGCCGCCGACGCCCTGCCGCATCTGACGGCGGCGACCGCGCCATCGGCGCATCCGCTGGCGCAGGCGGCGCCCGCGCTCGACGAGGCGCAGCAGTCGCAGCGCGCGACCAGCGACGCGATCCTCGCCGAATTCCTCGCCGCCGACATCATCGTGATCGGCGTGCCGATGTATAATTTCACCATTCCCTCGGCGCTCAAGGCGTGGGTCGATCGGCTGATCGTGCCGGGGACGACCTTCCGCAAGGGCGACACCGGTCCCATCGGGCTGGTCGGCGGCAAGCGGGTCATCCTCGCGGTGGCGCGTGGGGGTGTCTATGCCGCCGGAACGCCGCTTGCGGGACTCGAACATGCCGAGGCGCTGTTGCGCACGCTGCTCGGCTTTATCGGCGTGACCGAGATCGAAACAATTGTGGCCGAAGGGCTCAACCTGCCCGAAGTGCGGAACACCGCGATCGCCTCGGCGCGGGAGGCGGCGCGCCAGCTCGCGGCCTGA
- a CDS encoding winged helix-turn-helix transcriptional regulator: protein MDVTEIAADRPSGRHDMRSCLKVTQVLSRIGDKWTVLIIILLQERGYRFNELKRGIDGISQRMLTLTLRNMERDGLVTRTVTPSIPPRVDYELTDVGRSLAGPVKQLGDWAFEHLERIGAAQAMFDAKTTDY, encoded by the coding sequence ATGGATGTGACCGAGATTGCCGCCGACCGCCCCTCGGGGCGCCACGACATGCGCTCCTGCCTCAAGGTCACGCAGGTGCTTAGCCGCATCGGCGACAAATGGACGGTGCTGATCATCATCCTGCTGCAAGAGCGCGGCTACCGCTTCAACGAGCTGAAGCGCGGGATCGACGGCATCTCGCAGCGCATGCTCACCCTGACCCTGCGCAATATGGAGCGCGACGGCCTGGTGACGCGCACCGTGACTCCCTCGATCCCGCCGCGCGTCGACTATGAGCTGACCGACGTCGGCCGCTCGCTCGCGGGCCCCGTCAAGCAGCTGGGCGACTGGGCGTTCGAGCATCTCGAACGGATCGGTGCGGCTCAGGCCATGTTCGACGCCAAGACAACCGACTATTGA
- a CDS encoding tautomerase family protein, with translation MPFVNIKVPQAALSTAQKAEIIHRMTDLLVEYLSEAARPHTMVLIEEVPDGGYGRADEVFVIPEAYRATS, from the coding sequence ATGCCTTTTGTCAACATCAAGGTTCCGCAGGCCGCGCTGTCCACCGCGCAGAAGGCCGAGATCATCCACCGCATGACCGATCTTCTCGTCGAATATCTGAGCGAAGCGGCGCGGCCGCACACGATGGTGCTAATCGAGGAGGTGCCGGATGGCGGCTATGGCCGCGCCGACGAGGTCTTCGTCATACCGGAGGCCTATCGCGCGACCAGCTAG
- a CDS encoding SDR family oxidoreductase yields MKTSGNTILITGGGSGIGEALAHRLHDAGNTLIVAGRRRDALEKAIAGRANMHALELDVESADGVTDFARRLLAEHPSVNILVNNAGIMRFEALDRARDLADAEATIATNLLGPIRLTNALIDHLVQQPHAAVINVTSGLAFVPLLVTPTYNATKAAIHSYTIALREALRGRVEVIELAPPAVQTGLTPGQETRPGYQPLDAFADEVMALLSHVPTPPEILVERVGFLRRAEAEGRFDETLRQVNEFAAKAREG; encoded by the coding sequence ATGAAGACAAGCGGAAACACGATCCTCATCACCGGCGGCGGCTCGGGCATTGGCGAGGCGCTCGCGCACCGGCTCCACGATGCGGGCAACACGCTCATCGTGGCGGGACGGCGCCGCGACGCGCTGGAAAAGGCCATTGCCGGGCGCGCCAACATGCACGCGCTCGAGCTGGACGTCGAAAGCGCGGACGGCGTCACCGATTTCGCGCGACGGCTGCTGGCCGAGCATCCGAGCGTCAACATACTCGTCAACAATGCCGGGATCATGCGCTTCGAGGCGCTGGATCGCGCGCGGGATCTGGCCGACGCGGAAGCGACGATCGCCACCAATTTGCTCGGCCCGATCCGGCTGACCAACGCGCTGATCGATCATCTCGTGCAGCAGCCCCATGCCGCCGTGATCAACGTGACTTCCGGGCTGGCCTTCGTGCCGCTGCTGGTCACGCCCACTTACAATGCCACCAAGGCGGCGATCCACTCCTACACCATCGCGCTGCGCGAGGCCCTGCGCGGCCGCGTCGAGGTGATCGAGCTTGCCCCGCCGGCGGTGCAGACGGGGCTCACCCCCGGCCAGGAGACCCGCCCCGGCTACCAGCCGCTCGACGCCTTCGCCGACGAGGTGATGGCGCTGCTGTCGCACGTCCCGACTCCGCCTGAAATATTGGTGGAGCGGGTCGGCTTTCTTCGCCGCGCCGAGGCCGAAGGGCGCTTCGACGAGACGCTCCGTCAGGTCAACGAATTCGCGGCCAAGGCGCGCGAGGGCTGA
- a CDS encoding winged helix-turn-helix transcriptional regulator: MAETPPPDDCDPKVEALVNELIGRVADKWTMIILEVLAEHGELRFTQLARLVRGVSQKMLTQTLRQMERDGMVTRTVHPVVPPRVEYRLTDLGASLGAAFCGVWLWAEDNLARVEAARTRFDSR, translated from the coding sequence ATCGCCGAGACACCGCCGCCGGACGATTGCGATCCCAAGGTGGAGGCCTTGGTCAACGAGCTGATCGGCCGGGTGGCGGACAAATGGACCATGATCATCCTCGAGGTGCTGGCCGAACATGGCGAGCTGCGCTTCACCCAGCTCGCGCGGCTGGTGCGCGGGGTCAGTCAGAAGATGCTGACGCAGACGCTGCGCCAGATGGAGCGCGACGGCATGGTGACGCGCACCGTGCATCCCGTGGTGCCGCCACGGGTCGAGTACCGGCTGACCGATCTCGGTGCGAGCCTGGGCGCCGCCTTTTGCGGTGTCTGGCTATGGGCGGAGGATAATCTCGCGCGTGTCGAAGCCGCGCGGACACGGTTCGACAGCCGGTAA
- a CDS encoding LysR substrate-binding domain-containing protein — MRAPDHLNALRAVEAAARHQSFALAAKELNVTPAAIGQLVRRLEETLGVALFHRAQAGPARLVATEAATAAMADLRAGFASLAAAMDRLRGARMRPALSVTVPMAFADKWLLPRLARFYRRHAECALQIDTSTALVDFTARAVDVGIRYGAGSWPGLVAVPFARDAFFPVCSPALVSGPHGLRRPEDLKQHALIHDTSMAATPAFPSWRTWYEAAGLDPAASGQGLRINDSAAAYRMAIAGDGVAMGRTTLVADDLREGRLVCPFGPELACPLAYHVVCRPQDADEPTIVALRDWLVEEAG; from the coding sequence ATGCGCGCGCCCGATCATCTCAATGCGTTACGCGCGGTCGAAGCCGCCGCGCGGCACCAGAGCTTCGCGCTCGCCGCCAAGGAGCTGAACGTCACCCCGGCGGCGATAGGCCAGCTCGTGCGGCGGCTGGAGGAGACGCTCGGCGTCGCGCTGTTCCACCGCGCCCAGGCGGGGCCGGCGCGGCTCGTGGCGACCGAGGCGGCGACAGCGGCGATGGCCGACCTACGGGCAGGCTTTGCCTCCCTCGCGGCGGCGATGGACCGGCTGCGGGGCGCGCGGATGCGTCCGGCGCTTTCGGTCACCGTGCCGATGGCGTTCGCGGACAAATGGCTGCTGCCGCGGCTCGCCCGTTTCTACCGGCGCCATGCCGAGTGCGCGCTCCAGATCGACACCAGCACGGCGCTGGTCGATTTCACGGCCCGCGCTGTCGATGTCGGCATCCGCTACGGCGCGGGATCCTGGCCGGGGCTCGTCGCCGTTCCATTCGCGCGCGATGCCTTCTTTCCCGTGTGCAGCCCGGCGCTTGTCTCGGGTCCGCACGGCTTGCGGAGACCGGAGGATCTCAAGCAGCACGCCTTGATCCATGACACGTCGATGGCGGCGACACCCGCCTTTCCCAGCTGGCGCACATGGTACGAAGCCGCCGGTCTGGATCCTGCGGCCAGCGGGCAGGGGCTACGGATCAACGACTCCGCCGCCGCCTATCGCATGGCGATCGCGGGCGATGGTGTCGCCATGGGGCGGACGACCTTGGTGGCGGACGATCTGCGCGAGGGGCGGCTGGTGTGTCCGTTCGGCCCCGAACTCGCCTGTCCGCTCGCCTATCATGTCGTCTGCCGACCCCAGGATGCGGACGAACCGACGATCGTGGCGCTCCGCGACTGGCTGGTCGAGGAAGCGGGCTGA
- a CDS encoding SDR family oxidoreductase: MKLNGQIALVTGGTSGIGLAAADLFRREGARVIVVGTDAERLAAAEARLEGGGFAIAANLRRAEDIDRVMTAVRARYGKIDILYANAGLGRAAPLEAVTEDQIDEQFEVNFKGLFLTIQKAVPLMARGGAIVLTTSFLNSKGTPGLSILSATKAAVRSLARTLGAELAPRGIRINAVSPGPISTPFAGKLGLSEPELKAFADGVAGQVPLQRFGEADEIARAALFLASSDSGYVTGTEIVVDGGLSQF, translated from the coding sequence ATGAAGCTCAACGGCCAGATCGCCCTCGTCACGGGCGGGACCTCCGGCATCGGCTTGGCCGCCGCCGATCTCTTCCGGCGCGAGGGCGCTCGGGTGATCGTGGTCGGCACGGACGCGGAGCGGCTCGCCGCGGCCGAGGCGCGGCTCGAAGGCGGCGGCTTCGCCATTGCCGCGAACCTGCGCCGCGCCGAAGACATTGATCGCGTGATGACGGCGGTACGCGCGCGCTACGGGAAGATCGACATTCTCTACGCCAATGCCGGCCTCGGCCGCGCCGCCCCGCTCGAGGCGGTGACCGAGGACCAGATCGACGAGCAGTTCGAGGTCAATTTTAAGGGCCTGTTCCTCACGATCCAGAAGGCGGTGCCGCTGATGGCGCGGGGCGGCGCGATCGTGCTCACCACCTCCTTCCTCAACAGCAAGGGCACGCCCGGTCTGTCGATCCTGTCGGCGACCAAGGCGGCGGTGCGCTCGCTCGCGCGGACGCTCGGCGCCGAGCTGGCCCCGCGCGGCATCCGCATCAACGCCGTCAGCCCCGGCCCGATCAGCACGCCCTTCGCCGGCAAGCTCGGGCTCAGCGAGCCGGAGCTGAAGGCCTTTGCGGACGGCGTGGCGGGCCAGGTGCCGCTCCAGCGCTTCGGCGAAGCGGACGAGATCGCGCGCGCCGCGCTGTTCCTCGCCAGTTCCGACAGCGGCTATGTGACCGGGACGGAAATCGTGGTCGATGGCGGGCTGTCGCAATTCTGA
- a CDS encoding response regulator transcription factor: MHVLIVEDDQVIADHIVSGLGHVGYQATLARSGAEAIKAWAAGSHQAVVLDRMLPDIDGMAVIDHLRAGGADVPVLMLSALGSVKNRIEGLRRGADDYLAKPFSIDELAARLEAIVRRASQRGGRSGLSIGMLALDASSLRATYRGAAATLNRKQYSLLAHLMGHADTIVTRAMLLEAVWSYSFSTATNIVESNMSRLRTALQEIGCDPIETRRGAGYVLRSDRCA, translated from the coding sequence ATGCACGTGCTCATCGTCGAAGACGATCAGGTCATCGCGGACCATATCGTATCGGGTCTCGGCCATGTCGGCTACCAGGCCACGCTGGCGCGCAGCGGGGCGGAGGCGATCAAGGCCTGGGCCGCCGGATCGCATCAGGCCGTGGTGCTCGATCGCATGCTGCCCGACATCGACGGCATGGCGGTGATCGATCATCTGCGCGCCGGCGGCGCCGACGTGCCGGTGCTGATGCTGAGCGCGCTGGGATCGGTCAAGAACCGGATCGAGGGGCTGCGGCGCGGCGCCGACGATTACCTCGCCAAGCCCTTCAGCATCGACGAGCTTGCCGCGCGGCTCGAGGCGATCGTCCGGCGCGCGTCGCAGCGGGGCGGCCGGAGCGGCCTCAGCATCGGGATGCTCGCGCTCGATGCCAGCAGCCTGCGCGCCACCTATCGAGGCGCCGCCGCGACGCTCAACCGCAAGCAATATTCGCTGCTCGCGCATCTCATGGGGCATGCCGACACGATCGTCACGCGCGCGATGCTGCTCGAAGCCGTCTGGTCCTATTCCTTCTCGACCGCGACCAACATCGTCGAGAGCAATATGAGCCGGCTGCGCACGGCCCTGCAGGAGATCGGCTGCGATCCCATCGAGACACGGCGCGGCGCCGGGTATGTGTTGCGCTCGGATCGATGCGCCTGA
- a CDS encoding sensor histidine kinase, with the protein MRLTRGGALPQAPLGRLAIQFGFAFAAAMIAIGLIGFGVADHWVSRRIDRSLAYHADKYVSRVRNDPAADQHLRAAIDEWQHRKVLSERTYVLFDRHGRRIAGRLDIAPPPPGFSSVRFTGGGRHLEEGRALAKTLPGGGLFVVVQHSEAAEGLHAILPTAVVAICLVALLLGVSATLLFARLTARRLAETQAAASAIAAGDLSRRIATDRLDGMFAVQAESLNRMLDHMEDLVRAQQLFSSNLAHDLRTPLMRLRSLLDAASRDDRAAIAPLVERAERECSSIIAIFDALLRLAEIETGQHPTAMAPVALRPLLEDIADTMEPVLADRGGGLDIGHMAPVTVIGDPDLLSQLLINLLENVATHTPPGTRVTLSLERGGEDAVITVRDDGPGMASVEFARVTRPFERGAAASDRRGSGLGLAIASAIARFHQGHLTLVDAAPGLAVRISLPAVEPSVRRDAMAALQTA; encoded by the coding sequence ATGCGCCTGACCCGTGGAGGCGCGCTGCCGCAGGCACCGCTCGGTCGGCTGGCGATCCAGTTCGGCTTCGCCTTCGCCGCCGCGATGATCGCGATCGGCCTGATCGGCTTCGGCGTCGCGGACCATTGGGTGTCGCGCCGGATCGACCGGTCGCTCGCCTATCACGCCGACAAATATGTCTCGCGGGTCCGGAACGATCCGGCGGCGGACCAGCATCTGCGCGCCGCGATCGACGAATGGCAGCATCGCAAGGTGCTCAGCGAGCGGACCTATGTGCTGTTCGATCGGCACGGCCGACGGATCGCCGGGCGGTTGGACATCGCCCCGCCCCCACCCGGCTTCTCCTCCGTCCGCTTCACGGGCGGCGGCCGTCATCTCGAGGAAGGGCGCGCGCTCGCCAAGACGCTGCCCGGCGGCGGGCTGTTCGTCGTCGTCCAGCACAGCGAGGCCGCCGAGGGGCTGCACGCGATCCTGCCGACGGCGGTGGTGGCGATCTGCCTCGTGGCGCTGCTGCTCGGCGTCTCGGCGACGCTGTTGTTCGCGCGGCTGACCGCACGCCGCCTCGCCGAGACCCAGGCGGCCGCGTCGGCGATCGCGGCCGGCGATCTGAGCCGCCGGATCGCGACCGACCGGCTCGACGGGATGTTCGCCGTCCAGGCCGAGAGCCTGAACCGAATGCTCGATCACATGGAGGATCTGGTGCGCGCGCAGCAGCTCTTCTCGAGCAACCTCGCGCATGATCTGCGCACGCCGCTGATGCGGCTGCGCAGCCTGCTGGACGCGGCCTCGCGCGACGACCGGGCGGCCATCGCCCCCTTGGTGGAGCGGGCGGAGCGCGAATGTTCGTCGATCATCGCGATCTTCGACGCGCTGCTCCGGCTCGCCGAGATCGAGACCGGGCAGCATCCGACCGCCATGGCCCCCGTGGCGCTCCGCCCGCTGCTGGAGGATATCGCCGATACGATGGAGCCGGTCCTCGCCGATCGCGGCGGCGGGCTCGACATCGGGCATATGGCCCCTGTCACCGTCATCGGCGACCCCGATCTTCTCTCCCAGCTGCTCATCAATCTGCTCGAAAATGTGGCGACGCACACGCCGCCCGGAACGCGGGTCACGCTGTCGCTCGAACGCGGCGGCGAGGATGCCGTCATCACCGTGCGGGATGACGGACCCGGCATGGCGTCGGTCGAGTTCGCGCGCGTGACGCGCCCCTTCGAGCGCGGCGCCGCCGCCTCCGACCGGAGGGGCAGCGGCCTCGGCCTGGCGATCGCCAGCGCCATCGCGCGCTTCCACCAAGGCCATCTGACACTCGTCGACGCGGCACCCGGTCTGGCGGTGCGGATCAGCCTTCCCGCCGTAGAGCCCTCCGTGCGTCGCGACGCCATGGCAGCGCTGCAGACCGCCTGA